The following proteins are encoded in a genomic region of Candidatus Dormiibacterota bacterium:
- the infC gene encoding translation initiation factor IF-3, with amino-acid sequence MDGGGRKNTIEKKLRVNEKIRAREVRVIGPDGAQLGIMSPDQALRIATEGGLDLVEVSPDAVPPVCRILDYGKYRYQLNKKAQEAKKKQKTIQVKEVKFRPKTDEHDYEFKKNNIIRFLTKGKKVKATVIFRGRENMHRDIGYRILTRLRQEVGDFGIVENEPRQEGPFLDMILAPKKWSEKAPVPAPPGNPAEKISPGRRGP; translated from the coding sequence GTGGACGGGGGCGGGAGGAAGAACACCATCGAGAAAAAACTAAGGGTCAACGAAAAAATCCGGGCCCGGGAAGTGCGTGTCATCGGGCCGGACGGGGCGCAGCTCGGGATCATGTCCCCCGATCAGGCCCTGCGGATAGCCACGGAGGGCGGGCTGGACCTGGTCGAAGTCTCCCCCGACGCGGTCCCGCCGGTCTGCCGCATCCTGGACTACGGGAAGTACCGGTATCAGCTCAACAAGAAGGCCCAGGAGGCCAAGAAGAAGCAGAAGACCATCCAGGTCAAGGAGGTGAAGTTCCGCCCCAAGACCGACGAGCACGACTACGAGTTCAAGAAGAACAACATCATCCGCTTCCTCACCAAGGGAAAGAAGGTGAAGGCGACGGTCATTTTCAGGGGCCGCGAGAACATGCACCGCGATATCGGGTACAGGATCCTCACCCGCCTGCGACAGGAGGTGGGCGATTTCGGAATCGTCGAGAACGAGCCGCGCCAGGAAGGTCCGTTCCTCGACATGATCCTGGCGCCGAAGAAGTGGTCCGAGAAGGCGCCCGTCCCGGCGCCCCCCGGCAACCCGGCGGAGAAGATCTCGCCGGGCCGGCGCGGTCCCTAG
- the pheT gene encoding phenylalanine--tRNA ligase subunit beta, whose amino-acid sequence MKFSHEWLQTYVGIAEEPERVGERLTAAGLPLDGIETRDGDTLYDFDIFTNRPDCMNHLGVAREYAALTAAQLRPPDVSVQATGPPTEERASVIVEAPDLCARYAARCVLGARVGPSPDWLRRRLESIGQRAINNVVDATNFVLWEMGHPLHPFDLDRLEGRRIIVRRARPGERLTTLDGAARELTSDVLVIADARKAVALAGIMGGEASGIGQGTSNVLLESAWFEPVPVRRAARALGLRTDASHRFERGADPEAVLPALDRAAQIIASITGGVVTSRPIDVHPRPQPKRVITFRPARARDLLGTPFEERDMRDPLERLGFAVAPGPDGVWSVSVPSFRRDVEREVDVIEEVARQRGYGVIPESLPIVASEGEGRTPLDATLVAARGAMQAAGLSEAINYVMVDGEDAGQFAPGAAAPLALTNPLQANAAFLRTSLLPGLLRNLAHNLNHGLAAVRLFEIGTAFLPGSPLPREKPTLAFVLAGRGVPTHWSLPGRDTDVFDAKGAVELLAKLVGVPTVTFSSDRIPFLEEGRALTVSSGDRVLGVVGEIKRSQRERFGIDRPAFGGELDLSGIEAVREPTRRYHPLARYPAVRRDLAIVTGPATTFEAIERTIRRHSLLPVVEVLAFDLYTGPGVPPGCRSLAVQIVLQHPEKTLLAQEVQESVDAITGALRRELNVELRGAVPE is encoded by the coding sequence ATGAAGTTCAGTCACGAATGGCTGCAGACATACGTCGGCATCGCGGAGGAGCCGGAGCGCGTGGGCGAGCGCCTGACCGCGGCCGGCCTGCCCCTGGACGGGATCGAGACGCGCGACGGCGACACTCTGTACGACTTCGACATCTTCACCAACCGGCCCGACTGCATGAACCATCTGGGCGTGGCGCGGGAGTATGCTGCGCTGACGGCGGCGCAGCTGCGGCCGCCGGACGTCTCGGTCCAGGCCACGGGACCGCCGACGGAGGAGCGCGCCTCGGTCATCGTCGAGGCGCCGGACCTGTGCGCGCGCTACGCCGCGCGTTGCGTCCTCGGCGCGAGGGTGGGCCCCTCTCCCGACTGGCTGCGCCGCCGCCTGGAGTCGATCGGGCAGCGTGCCATCAACAACGTCGTGGACGCGACCAACTTCGTGCTGTGGGAGATGGGCCACCCGCTGCACCCCTTCGACCTGGACCGGCTGGAGGGCCGGCGGATCATCGTCCGGCGCGCGCGACCCGGCGAGCGCCTCACGACCCTGGACGGCGCCGCGAGGGAGCTGACATCGGACGTGCTGGTGATCGCCGACGCCAGGAAGGCCGTCGCCCTGGCCGGCATCATGGGCGGAGAGGCGAGCGGGATCGGTCAGGGGACGTCGAACGTGCTCCTGGAAAGCGCCTGGTTCGAGCCCGTGCCGGTGCGGCGCGCCGCGCGCGCCCTCGGTCTGCGCACCGACGCGTCACACCGTTTCGAGCGGGGCGCCGATCCGGAGGCGGTCCTGCCGGCCCTCGACCGGGCGGCGCAGATCATCGCCTCCATCACGGGCGGCGTGGTGACGTCGCGGCCGATCGATGTCCATCCGCGGCCGCAGCCGAAACGAGTCATCACGTTCCGCCCGGCGCGGGCGCGGGACCTGCTCGGCACGCCGTTCGAAGAGCGCGACATGCGCGATCCCCTCGAACGGCTCGGATTCGCCGTCGCACCGGGGCCCGACGGCGTCTGGTCCGTGTCGGTGCCGTCCTTCCGTCGCGACGTCGAGCGCGAGGTGGATGTGATCGAGGAGGTGGCGCGCCAACGCGGCTACGGCGTCATCCCGGAGAGCCTTCCGATCGTGGCCTCCGAGGGGGAAGGCCGGACGCCCCTGGACGCGACCCTGGTCGCCGCGCGAGGGGCGATGCAGGCCGCCGGTCTCTCCGAGGCGATCAACTACGTCATGGTGGATGGGGAGGACGCCGGACAATTCGCCCCCGGCGCGGCGGCGCCCCTGGCTCTGACCAACCCGCTGCAGGCGAACGCGGCGTTCCTGCGCACCAGCCTGCTTCCCGGTCTCCTGCGCAACCTGGCGCACAACCTGAATCACGGACTCGCGGCGGTCCGCCTGTTCGAAATCGGCACGGCGTTTCTGCCGGGCTCCCCGCTCCCCCGGGAGAAGCCGACGCTGGCATTCGTGCTGGCCGGCCGGGGCGTCCCCACCCACTGGAGCCTGCCGGGGCGCGACACCGACGTGTTCGACGCCAAGGGCGCGGTCGAGCTCCTCGCGAAGCTCGTCGGAGTCCCCACCGTGACCTTTTCTTCGGATAGAATTCCGTTCCTGGAGGAGGGACGTGCTCTGACCGTCTCGAGCGGGGACCGCGTGCTGGGCGTCGTCGGCGAGATCAAGAGGTCGCAGCGGGAGCGCTTCGGCATCGATCGGCCGGCGTTCGGAGGCGAGCTCGATCTGTCCGGGATCGAGGCGGTCCGGGAACCCACGCGTCGGTACCATCCTCTCGCCCGCTACCCGGCGGTGCGTCGAGATCTGGCGATCGTCACGGGCCCGGCGACCACGTTCGAGGCGATCGAGCGGACCATCCGCAGGCACAGCCTCCTGCCGGTGGTCGAAGTGCTGGCGTTCGATCTGTACACCGGTCCCGGGGTGCCGCCCGGGTGCAGGAGCCTCGCGGTGCAGATCGTCCTCCAGCACCCGGAGAAGACTCTCCTGGCGCAGGAGGTGCAGGAGAGCGTGGACGCCATCACCGGTGCCCTGCGGCGCGAGCTGAACGTCGAACTGCGCGGTGCGGTGCCGGAATGA
- the thrS gene encoding threonine--tRNA ligase produces MKGQSAVETVEVILPGGAVRAFTRGTPLSQIAASLDADLAKRAIAAVVDGIARDIYLPLDRSARVEFLTPDSPGALEIFRHTTSHLLANAVKDLFPEVKIGIGPATEEGFFYDFERAEPFTPADLERIEARMRDIKSKDFPIRRIEQPKQEALAYFRSLGDNLKVELVDEKGGAVVSCYRQDKFMDFCTGPHLPSTGRIGAFKLLSIAGAYWKGSEKNQQLQRIYGTAFATEEQLQEHLRLLEEAKKRDHRRLGPALDLFSVEESAGPGLIFWHPHGTLVRQVLEDFWKDEHRQRGYQLVTTPHIARDELWRMSGHLDYYKENMYTFEIEESGYVIKPMNCPGHSLIYKSRLRSYRELPIRYAELGTVYRYERSGVLHGMMRVRGFTQDDAHIYCTRDQILDEIKGVLDLVIFFLKTFGYERYEVDLSVRDPSHPEKYAGDDAGWTMAEDALTQALGSRGLQYIRREGEAVFYGPKIDVRMFDAIGRPWQGPTVQFDFNLPQRLGIHYVAPDGSQTPVVMVHRAIYGSLERFMGGLVEHYAGAFPLWLAPVQAVVLPITDRTRGYGGRILDVLRAAGLRCALDDRNEKIGAKIREAQIKKIPYMLVAGDREERDATVALRSRREGDLGPMGVEAVRDRLVRMNAGRELGP; encoded by the coding sequence TTGAAAGGACAGAGCGCCGTGGAGACCGTCGAAGTGATCCTGCCCGGCGGGGCAGTCCGCGCGTTCACGCGCGGCACCCCCCTGAGCCAGATCGCCGCGTCCCTGGACGCCGATCTCGCGAAGCGCGCCATCGCCGCGGTCGTGGACGGGATCGCCAGAGACATCTACCTGCCGCTGGATCGGAGCGCCCGGGTGGAGTTTCTCACGCCCGATTCGCCCGGGGCTCTGGAGATCTTCCGGCACACCACCTCGCACCTTCTGGCGAACGCGGTCAAGGACCTGTTCCCCGAGGTGAAAATCGGCATCGGCCCCGCGACAGAGGAGGGCTTCTTCTACGATTTCGAGCGCGCGGAGCCGTTCACACCCGCGGATCTCGAGCGCATCGAGGCGCGCATGCGCGACATCAAGTCGAAGGACTTCCCGATCAGGCGCATCGAGCAGCCGAAGCAGGAGGCCCTCGCCTACTTCCGGTCGCTGGGCGACAACCTGAAGGTGGAGCTCGTCGACGAGAAGGGCGGCGCGGTGGTCTCGTGCTACAGGCAGGACAAGTTCATGGATTTCTGCACCGGCCCGCATCTGCCCTCGACCGGCCGGATCGGCGCGTTCAAGCTGCTGTCGATAGCCGGCGCCTACTGGAAGGGTTCCGAGAAGAACCAGCAGCTGCAGAGGATCTACGGCACGGCCTTCGCGACCGAGGAGCAGCTCCAAGAGCACCTGCGACTGCTCGAAGAGGCCAAAAAGCGCGACCATCGCAGGCTCGGGCCGGCGCTCGATCTGTTCAGCGTCGAGGAATCCGCCGGGCCGGGGCTCATCTTCTGGCACCCGCACGGCACCCTCGTGCGGCAGGTCCTGGAGGATTTCTGGAAGGACGAGCACAGGCAGAGGGGCTATCAGCTCGTCACCACGCCTCACATCGCACGCGACGAGCTGTGGCGGATGTCCGGTCATCTCGATTACTACAAAGAGAACATGTACACCTTCGAGATCGAGGAGTCCGGCTACGTCATCAAGCCGATGAACTGCCCGGGCCACTCCCTGATCTACAAGTCGCGATTGCGCTCGTACCGCGAGCTGCCGATCCGCTACGCCGAGCTGGGAACGGTGTACCGCTACGAGCGATCGGGGGTCCTGCACGGCATGATGCGGGTGCGGGGATTCACGCAGGACGACGCCCACATCTACTGCACGCGCGATCAGATCCTGGACGAGATCAAGGGGGTGCTCGATCTGGTCATCTTCTTTCTGAAGACCTTCGGGTACGAGCGCTACGAGGTCGATCTGTCGGTCCGCGACCCCTCCCATCCCGAGAAATACGCCGGGGACGATGCCGGATGGACGATGGCGGAGGACGCGCTGACGCAGGCCCTCGGGTCGCGCGGCCTGCAGTACATCCGGCGCGAAGGCGAAGCGGTCTTCTATGGTCCGAAGATCGACGTGCGGATGTTCGACGCCATCGGCCGCCCCTGGCAGGGGCCGACCGTCCAGTTCGACTTCAATCTGCCGCAGCGCCTGGGAATCCACTACGTCGCCCCGGACGGATCGCAGACACCGGTCGTGATGGTGCACCGCGCCATCTACGGGTCGCTCGAGCGCTTCATGGGCGGGCTGGTGGAGCACTACGCCGGCGCCTTCCCGCTGTGGCTTGCCCCCGTGCAGGCGGTGGTCCTGCCGATCACCGATCGGACGCGCGGGTACGGCGGCCGGATCCTGGACGTCCTGCGCGCCGCGGGTCTGCGCTGCGCCCTCGACGATCGCAACGAGAAGATCGGCGCCAAGATCCGCGAGGCGCAGATCAAGAAGATCCCCTACATGCTGGTCGCGGGCGATCGCGAGGAGCGGGACGCGACCGTGGCGCTGCGCAGCCGCAGGGAGGGGGACCTGGGTCCGATGGGCGTCGAGGCGGTCCGTGACCGACTGGTCAGGATGAACGCCGGGCGCGAACTCGGGCCCTGA
- a CDS encoding cell division protein ZapA — MERTEGRLVQVEIYGQSYNLRGEGETGYIQDLASYVDRKMREVSEATATVDSLKVAILAALNIADESRRGVRPDPGIMKGGPDRVARLIDMLERCFADA, encoded by the coding sequence ATGGAACGCACAGAGGGCCGTCTCGTGCAGGTGGAGATCTACGGGCAGTCCTACAACCTCCGCGGGGAGGGCGAGACCGGCTACATCCAGGACCTGGCCTCGTACGTGGACCGCAAGATGCGCGAGGTCAGCGAAGCCACCGCCACCGTCGATTCGCTGAAGGTGGCGATCCTTGCCGCCCTCAACATCGCCGACGAGTCGCGCCGGGGCGTGCGCCCCGATCCGGGGATCATGAAGGGCGGTCCCGATCGCGTGGCGCGACTCATCGACATGCTCGAGCGCTGTTTCGCGGACGCGTGA
- the rplT gene encoding 50S ribosomal protein L20, with protein MPRVKRGTKRRHRRKKMLKLAKGYYTGKSKLYRAAKEAIEKSLGYAYRDRRARKREFRSLWIVRINAAARQNSLSYSRLMSGLAKAGVAIDRKILADLAVTDPKSFAALAETAKSALGVA; from the coding sequence GTGCCGAGAGTCAAGAGAGGAACAAAGAGACGTCATCGACGCAAGAAGATGCTCAAGCTGGCGAAGGGGTATTACACCGGCAAGAGCAAGCTGTACCGCGCGGCCAAGGAGGCAATCGAGAAATCGCTCGGCTACGCCTACCGCGACCGACGGGCCCGCAAGCGCGAGTTCAGGAGCCTGTGGATCGTGCGCATCAACGCGGCGGCGCGCCAGAACAGCCTGTCTTACAGCCGCCTCATGTCCGGGCTGGCGAAGGCCGGAGTGGCGATCGATCGCAAGATCCTGGCCGACCTCGCCGTGACCGATCCCAAGAGCTTCGCCGCGCTGGCAGAGACCGCCAAGAGCGCCCTCGGCGTCGCCTAG
- the rpmI gene encoding 50S ribosomal protein L35: MPKMKTKRGAAKRFRLSSTGKVKRSRAYKRHILSSKTTKRKRHLDMEALVSKSDRRRVREMLPYGRP, translated from the coding sequence ATGCCCAAGATGAAGACCAAGAGGGGCGCGGCCAAGCGCTTCCGGTTGTCCTCGACCGGCAAGGTCAAGCGAAGCCGCGCCTACAAGCGTCACATTCTCAGCAGCAAGACGACGAAGAGAAAGCGCCACCTGGACATGGAGGCCCTGGTCAGCAAGTCGGACAGGCGCCGGGTGCGCGAGATGCTTCCGTACGGCCGACCCTAG
- the pheS gene encoding phenylalanine--tRNA ligase subunit alpha, with product MKGRVQEIRRQFDHDVAAARDAAALEQVRTRYVGRKAGLLTLLLRDLRDVPAGERAIPGKAVNELKAHVETALEAARSRVARGEGKDGAIDLTLPGRSQQPGTSHPVTQVRALIEEIFLEMGYTLETGPEVETDFYNFEALNIPPHHPARDMQDTFYVEGGLLLRTHTSPVQIRTMQERRPPVRMVALGKVFRRDSDVTHSPVFHQVEGLVVDAGITFAHLKGTLAHFCRRVFGPSVKIRLRPSYFPFVEPGAEYDISCIFCAGAGCNRCKGTGYIEMGGAGMVHPAVFEKVGYDPERYTGFAFGLGIDRIAMLKHGIDDIRLFFENDLRFLSQFPG from the coding sequence GTGAAAGGCCGCGTCCAGGAGATTCGCCGACAGTTCGATCACGATGTGGCGGCGGCGCGCGACGCCGCCGCTCTCGAGCAGGTGCGCACACGGTACGTCGGCCGCAAGGCCGGGCTCCTGACCCTCCTGCTCCGGGATCTGCGCGACGTCCCGGCCGGCGAGCGCGCCATCCCGGGCAAGGCCGTGAACGAGCTCAAGGCCCACGTCGAGACGGCGCTCGAGGCGGCGCGCAGCCGGGTCGCCCGCGGCGAAGGGAAAGACGGGGCGATCGACCTGACCCTGCCCGGCCGGTCGCAGCAGCCCGGAACCTCGCATCCCGTCACCCAGGTGCGCGCTCTCATCGAGGAGATTTTCCTCGAGATGGGATACACCCTCGAGACCGGGCCGGAGGTCGAGACCGACTTCTACAACTTCGAGGCCCTCAACATACCGCCGCACCATCCGGCGCGCGACATGCAGGACACGTTCTACGTGGAGGGCGGCCTGCTGCTGCGGACCCACACCTCCCCGGTGCAGATCCGCACGATGCAGGAGCGCCGGCCGCCGGTCAGGATGGTGGCTCTCGGCAAAGTGTTCCGCCGAGACTCGGACGTGACCCATTCCCCCGTCTTCCACCAGGTCGAGGGGCTGGTCGTCGACGCGGGGATCACGTTCGCGCACCTGAAGGGGACCCTGGCGCACTTCTGCCGCCGGGTGTTCGGGCCCTCCGTCAAGATCCGGCTGCGCCCATCCTACTTCCCGTTCGTGGAGCCCGGCGCGGAATACGACATCTCCTGCATCTTCTGCGCGGGCGCGGGCTGCAACCGCTGCAAGGGAACCGGCTATATCGAGATGGGGGGAGCCGGCATGGTCCACCCCGCCGTCTTCGAGAAGGTGGGGTACGACCCGGAGCGCTACACCGGGTTCGCGTTCGGCCTGGGGATCGATCGCATCGCCATGCTCAAGCACGGCATCGACGACATCCGCCTGTTCTTCGAGAACGATCTGAGGTTCCTGTCGCAGTTCCCCGGGTGA